DNA from Tripterygium wilfordii isolate XIE 37 chromosome 15, ASM1340144v1, whole genome shotgun sequence:
AACTGTGTATTATTACCTTTTTCGGAGCTTTGAAGTAAGACTTGAAggttaaataaaaaaagaaagtcttATTAACAATCTAAAAGCAGGTTCTCAATAAAAGGTTTACGTTCTTTTTAACACATataaagttgtttttttttattattcttattaATCTTTTTCATGTGAAATGGGCCAAATGGATCTATGAAACATGGGTCCCACCCAAAAAAAACCCTTTTAATTTAATCTTTCTTTTTCACACTCATTTTCAAACAGGTAGATATGGCTAATGACGAAGCCCCAccaacacaaacacacaaatacacggctaattaaataataaataaaaaaaacaaaacaaaacaattttaattACAAGCctgtttctttctctctctctaactttgATAGGCTTCTTCAAGAAGTGCCTTGGAGCCTACGGATCTTCTTCAAGGAAGAAGCTCTCCTCTCCTCTATTTAATACCCTCTTTTCCCCGTTGTTCTATTTTCTTAATTGCTCATTTTCACATAAGAtcctttcttttaatttttttttcaaacagaGCTTCCCTGTTTTTTCTGTCTGGTTTCTTCAAACACTtttgttgtgtatatatataaacatctgctgctttgtgcatatacatATTTCTACACAGAGGTTTAGATCAACTTGTGGCTTTGTATATTGAATGGAGGAGGCTATAGTATTGAACAGAGGAGACGACCTCCTCGATTTGCCGCCCGGGTTTCGATTCCACCCCACAGATGAAGAGATCATAACTCATTATGTTACAGAGAAGGTCATGAATTGCAGTTTCGGTGCAAGTGCTATTGGTGAAGCTGATCTCAACAAGTGTGAACCTTGGGACTTACCCAGTAAGATTTCTCATCCCAAATTCATTTTATGTTCACTTCTGATtgattttctcttctgggcTTTTGTTTTTGTGCCCATTAAGCTATCTGGGTCAATCTAATTGTACTAGTTCttggtgggtttttttttaatgattttgtgtGTTTGACCAGAGAAAGCAAAGATGGGGGAGAAGGAGTGGTACTTCTTCTGCCAGAGAGACAGGAAGTACCCAACAGGGATGAGGACTAATCGGGCGACAGAATCCGGTTACTGGAAGGCAACCGGAAAGGATAAGGAGATCTATAAGGGAAAAGGATGCCTTGTTGGGATGAGGAAGACTCTTGTTTTCTACAAAGGAAGAGCaccaaaaggagaaaaaacCAATTGGGTTATGCATGAATACAGACTTGAAGGCAAATTCTCCTACTACAACCTCCCTAAATCTGCAAAGGTATGTAAAGTTTTGATCTTTTTGTTTAGGTTGAGTGTTACAATCAAGGGTTTCTTTTCAATCTCTTTGCTTCTTCCTCAAATTACCCTTTTTGTGTGCTTTCTTGTAAATGAAGAATATGTATGTATTCTACCTTATTTCAGGATGAATGGGTTGTGTGTAGAGTTTTCCATAAGAACAGTAGCACAGAAGGAGTCAAGAAAAGTCCAATTCATGAAATGTTGAGGGTGAATTCATTTGGAGATGATCATTTTCTTGATTACTCTACACTACCACCTCTAATGGATCCTCCTTACTCTAATGGAATTAACTCGGGTTTCGGCGATGGCGAGAACGAATTCAAGTCCATCAACACAGCATCAATGCCAAGATCTTCTGATGGGAATTACATCCAAAACTTTGTGGAGCCTCAAAATTCCAATGATCAAACACTACCAAGCTCTATTTACACTCAAGTTCCTGAAATGTCTAattctctcttctccttccaTGGATCTCCAAATCTTGGCTACTTGTACCAGGGCAAAAATAGCTTTCCGGGTTCCGGGTATGGTGCCATTAAAAACAAGCAATGCAAGGTTGAGCAATTCTCGTCAAATCAATCAATGGCTAGCCTCTCTCAGGAGACCGGAATTAGCACCGATGTGAACACAAATACCGAGATATCATCAGTGGTGTCAAGTTATAGCAACAAGGGTTATGAAGATCTTCAAGGTCCATCCGTTGGCTCTGTAATGGATTTTGATTGCTTTTGGGATTGCTGACAATTTTGGGAAAACTAAACAAGTGTGTGCTCGTTAGCTCTAGCAAGTTAGTTCTTTGTTTCTTAGATTTTTTTACAGACTATATCAGTATAAGTTTTCTTTCTTCCACTAGGaaaattatttgattaattagttTCTGAAAGGTGGTTGTTGATCAGAttcagattatatatatatatatactttgtaTAGATTCATGGCATCTTCTACACCCTTTTCAATTATTAAATTTTTAGTGATTgatacacaaaaggagagattcTATGAATGTATATAATCAAATTCTCATGTAAATCTATATGTGTTCgtttcatatatattatagtgaatttgttttcttgttttatacTCTTCTACCCCAATTCGAACTTGAATACTAGTttttctaactttctatttttctcaatttcacgaatagaaaaaaaatcattcaatgCACGCAATGATCGCATAATAATTGAATATTGCATTGATGGTTAATATATAATCAAATTTTGTAAAAGTTGGGTATGATTGCATAAACACTTCGCTGTTAAATATGATTAGATTGCATAATTAATTTATCTCTTGAAATGGGGGTTTATGAAACCATAACAAATTTTGTATGGTTGTATACATAGC
Protein-coding regions in this window:
- the LOC120015878 gene encoding NAC domain-containing protein 87-like, producing the protein MEEAIVLNRGDDLLDLPPGFRFHPTDEEIITHYVTEKVMNCSFGASAIGEADLNKCEPWDLPKKAKMGEKEWYFFCQRDRKYPTGMRTNRATESGYWKATGKDKEIYKGKGCLVGMRKTLVFYKGRAPKGEKTNWVMHEYRLEGKFSYYNLPKSAKDEWVVCRVFHKNSSTEGVKKSPIHEMLRVNSFGDDHFLDYSTLPPLMDPPYSNGINSGFGDGENEFKSINTASMPRSSDGNYIQNFVEPQNSNDQTLPSSIYTQVPEMSNSLFSFHGSPNLGYLYQGKNSFPGSGYGAIKNKQCKVEQFSSNQSMASLSQETGISTDVNTNTEISSVVSSYSNKGYEDLQGPSVGSVMDFDCFWDC